From the Papaver somniferum cultivar HN1 chromosome 2, ASM357369v1, whole genome shotgun sequence genome, the window ggactgtgaagttctgttaatgttcaatttcaatttctgtttgtttttaattttgattttatgtcttttaatttctgtttgtttttaatttcaatttaatttttgattgattaTGTTTAGTGCAATTTCAATGTTTAACCGTGAATCCCTGTTAGTGCTTTAGTATGAATCATTGTTAGGTTAATTTTAGTGGTGTAATGTATTTAAGCTTGTTTAAATCACTTTTAGTGTCAactgtttaggtttagttttgtgtttaatcatgttttgttcactgttagtggtagaagtttagctttgaagcattggattgattgagcagtggggagaaactagtgctcactagtgactgtgagcaaactagttctcttcccactctagttgtatgcctagtctcaccttcaccatctcaccttcaccatctcccctgcccttggcttaggccttggtttacttccattgttcttgtagtttcattgtactgtcacatttacttcactattaccttgtgtttattgatttatcatccattgcctcattatttcactactatcttcatcactttcacaatcttttgtcactgctttgtttagtgcattgttgtttagttctttgctgtttagtcattgtcttgtttaattttcttcattgtctttgccttaggctaactgcctttgtattattgcctcactgccttcttcctctatctttgctgttttggcctagagccattgttgctcactgttacctgtctctcctggtcacttcttttcttcttgaccaaaaaaCTCTTTAAGCCCATTGCACACTGTTAgggttgaaaccaaaggctaaaagcccaagctCATTACTAAGCCAAGCCCAGATCACAACTACTGCTAGGGAAAGGCAAAAGCCCACTTCAAAATCCAAGCTCGGTTCACTGCTACATTTGAAGTTCAgtccctcaaaggcccaaaggcccagttcacatcaaaatacTACCAAGCCCAGATCATTTCAGTatccagccaactgagcccaaggctcagttcattccaaagcCCAAAGGTCAAGCCCATATTACTTTTACTTTGAAAGcaaaggcttaatcaaaagcctattgttatcaaaacccattattactcaaagcccattgaccattcaaatcccaacagcaatttagaaacccaaaatagctagaaactccaaacacacccagtctctgtggatcgacccgtacttgcacgagctacaactgacgaccgtgcacttgcggtattactgtaggcccgtttcattacgCTTTAAATTTCACgccttcccgggtccaccaagtttttggcgccgttgccggggaccattttgcatttaaatataatatctttgggcCGACCAATAACCAGAAAAGATCACGCTCAAACAAACATATCACCCTTCTAAAACCCATATTTGCACTTGACCAATCACTAACAAAGAAACTGCAACAGGGTTAAGGCATCAATCAACCTCAATGTATGAATTATGAAGATCATCACAAAAGATATTCACCAAGTACATGCTCTTTTCTATAAGacataaacaacaaaaataataaaaaagtcaaatgaaagaaaaaatattcCACCAAGACTTTGTAATGTGAAAACAATGGTTTGTTATACAACTTATACCGAGAATTAAGGCAGATAAGAGTATATAAAGACAGTCAAtaaaacatgatgaaactggtttcatcccagCCTAAATATCAATGAAACCAAATTTAAAacatgatgtaactggtttcatccaagtttaaacatgggtgaaaacaaattcaaaattttttaaaacatggtgaaactggtttcatcccagCCTAAATatcgatgaaaccaaattcaaccaaatttaaaacatgatgtaactggtttcatcctagtttaaaatgggtgaaagcaAATTCGACCCAATTTAGTATAAGGATGAAACCATCCTTGTTTACAGTGAGTGATACCTAGTTCAAAATTCATAGTTTCATCTTACCTatagatgaaaccggtttcatcctagtttaaaatgggtgaaagcaaattcaacccaatttaatataggatgaaaccagttgcatcctagtttaaactgggtttcatccttgtttaaagTGGGTGAAAACAGAGCAAAAATATCATACCCAAGAGATGTTGATAGTAGAGTCAACCTTTTTTCCATGCATTCCATCCTTTGGTTCTTTACATCTATCTCCGTGGTTAGTCTATACACAAGATCCTGCAGTCTCTTTACCTCTTTATATAAACAGGTTGCCATCAACCTCAAATCAGCGACAATCTATACGGCAAACAAGAACAATGAGACGAAAATTAAGTTACCCATCAAATGaaactaacaaataaaaaaaatcacagGTAATGAGATTTCAATGTTGGTATTGCCAACTCAAATTTTAAATTGGATTAAAACAACCAATAAAGTTCTGATTCtaatttttaatttgattcaatatGAAACAATCAATACAGTTCCATTCcatttttatatttgattcacATATAACAATAAAATGGatcgatccagcaatcagactgATTGGGATTGAAAACAATACAAAAGGATTTGTGAGTTTCAAATTAAGAGATGAAAGTGTTCTAGACTATGAATCCAATCAAAGTTTATACCTTTTTGAACAATTGATGAAGAAATCTAAAGGAGCCGCCTTTTGGAATGTTTTGAGAGATGTAGAGAAGGCTGCAAATCCAAATGACATTAAGAAAACCAGTGATATAGATCGGAGAAGATGAATTTCGATCAAAGGAAGAACCTTtatgaggaaggtggtggtgttggttgtagTTTCTGTAGATGCTGATGGCGGTGGTAGTAGTATTTTCGATGGGTGCGGTGGTGGAGGAAGGTGGTGATGTTGTTTGTAGTTTGCCgtagatgttgatggtggtggttgtagtattgtcgaaggtggtggtggtggtagatgtggttatagttgatgatggtggtggtggagaaagaGAATATCGATAGCAGAAGAATAACTCAATGGATTCGGTGGAGAGCAGTTGAAGATGGGTTTTGGAGAtaattggtggtggtgatgaaatttttttgaagaGAGAGTTTGATTTTCcacggtggtgatggcggagatgGAGAAGAGCTTGTTTTACACTTTTTTCAGATCTGATTTGTGTTCGAGCGAAGAAGACGAGAAGAAATGATTCTTTTGGTcatttgaagaagatgaagaagggcaTTAACGTCTCTTCCCATTAAAAGATTCTTTTGGTCATTTGACCCAGATGGAAAGCTTACCTGTCCATTTGACCCAAAAAACATACATTTTTGACTATATAACCCATTTTCAgtaaattttattaaatcatgGAAATAGTAATCACGAAAAAATAAACGTTTACGAGCACAACATGCACCATACAACGCTGAAGACACTCATCAATAGTAATACTATAAGCATCTGTCCTTGAGAGATATAGAAAGCCAATTATTTATAACTCGGTTTCTCTCAACAATAATGCATTTTAACGATGGTATTATATTTCACCCGACAAGATCAAATGATTCACTGGTTCAGAAAATAATAGTACCAAGTTGTGTACCCATGACACTTCATGACCATACATGTATGTGTTTAATCAGGATCACATTTTTTTAATGCCTCCTCCTGCAAAAATAATAGTACCAAGTTGCCTTCATTACAGACATGTCTCGCCCCACTAACGGCTAGCTAGCCCATTTACGTTGACATCGTACAGacaatggaattttttttttagtccGACGGATAAATAAAAACTTAACGGCTGTAAATAATTTGATTACTCTACCGGGTAAATATTTATAGGCAGCCTAGGTTTGGCATGAGCAATTAATGGCTTAGCCAAAAGCAAATCAGTAGCCGATTCCGATAGATCTATCATCGATTCATCTGGTGGAGCACTCCAGTCGAACCCTTGAATGAGTCTAGCTAATAACATGATAGTAATTGCAGTCCCAAGTGAACCACCCACACATCCACGCCGTCCAGTAGAAAATGATATGAAACGTAGTTCCTGCTCGGCAAGATCCACAGCAGCTACTCCGCCATTTTTTGCTGTTAAATGACGCTCCGGGTTGAACTTTAGTGGTTCATGCCAAATTCTATGGTTCCGACCTAATTCTGTTCGACTTAACAATACATGACTTCCTCTCGGGATAAAATAGCCTGATACTACTGTATCTGAAATCGATACATGCGGAACGTTAAAGGGAGCTAATGGATGGAGTCTAAGTGCTTCCCTAGCACAAGCTTTTACATAATTGAGTTTTGGAATATCGGCTTCTTGTACCCAGCGGCTTTTACCGACTACCATATCGATTTCATCTGCTGCTTTTCTGAGAATATCCGGTTGATTTATCATCTCTGCCATGGCCCATTCGACTGTATTTGCCGGATTATCCACTGTCGCCAGTATTATTTCCTGTCAGGGCATAACGGAACATGGGCGGATAGTGAGTGTACGCACACTGATATTATTAATGTGAGGAATGGAAGGAGATTATGAGATTACAATAAATAAAAACCCTACCGTTACTTGAGCTTTGATCTCTTCAGTTGATAACAATGAGTTCCCGTTTTCATCCTTAAGCGAAATAAGCACATCTAGCAAATCGTCAGGCACTTTGTTCTCCATAGTTCCATTGCGCCATTGTCGAATCCTTTCTTCAATAATTGGGTCATGATACTTATCCACAACCCCCATTGCTTTCTTGACAATCTTTTCATGACCGTCTATATCCAACCATCTCAAATAAGGTAAATAATCTTGTATACCAAAAGCATAAACATAATATAGGACTTCAAAAGCTGAATCAACATGTTCTATCTCTTCAATACCGGGTCCTCCATCTTTTCTTCCTTGGCCAAAACACCTTTTGTTGAAAATCATTTTTCTAATTACATTCCCACTGAATTGCCTTGTTAGTAATCTTATATTAAACACTGCACCTCCACTCAACGAGTTTTTATGGCACTGATTGTGTAAATAAAACACAAGGTTGTCAGCTTCCTCATTTCTCTTCTCGAGAAGCCATTTAAGTCTCTTATGACTGACCATTTCGGAGCTCACAACTCttctcatcttcttccattggTCTCCCCACGGTGTAACAACAGCAGTTAAGAACCCACGACTCAAATACTCAGTAGCCATTGTTCTAGGCCTTGAAGCAAACACCGCATCTTGTTTATCCAAAAATTCTCGAGCAAGTTCGGGAGAAGTTACTGGAATTACATGAACGTTACCAAGACGAATACATGCGATTTCAGTATTCAGTTCTTCCATCAGACCTAGTATCCATTTATATCTTGGTTTATTACGAAGTAATTCTGGTATGCTGCCCAAAATTGGCCAAGGTGATGGTCCTGGAGGTAATGGAAATGAAGCTGATAAAGAGGGCTGTTTCCTAAGGGAATTTACACCAAACTTGATGAAAAGAAGTAAAACTATCGATGCAAGAATACGTAGCAAATAGCTGGTATTTAGTAGATCAAGCATTGCGAGGTTGGTTACAGAATCCAGCCAAAGGCTAGTGCTAGAGAAGCTTAAGAAAGAGGTTTTGATGGCCATGCCTACCTAATTTCTTGGGATGTTAATGATAGTTTTAGTGAAGAGTAAATAGTAGCGTAACCCGGAATATATATGTCATAAATGGAATAATTTTTTGTGAATCAGAATACCTCTTTAAGCCTTATCGATAGAGATGAGTACTATTTTTTTCCAACCTCAAGCTTTCATAAACGTGACAAGAAATATCGTCGATGGAATCCACGTTTTAATTATGGAAGAGGATAGGAACAAGCAGAAAATCCCAGTGTTCCGTATGGGGTTTTA encodes:
- the LOC113353323 gene encoding phenylalanine N-monooxygenase-like, yielding MAIKTSFLSFSSTSLWLDSVTNLAMLDLLNTSYLLRILASIVLLLFIKFGVNSLRKQPSLSASFPLPPGPSPWPILGSIPELLRNKPRYKWILGLMEELNTEIACIRLGNVHVIPVTSPELAREFLDKQDAVFASRPRTMATEYLSRGFLTAVVTPWGDQWKKMRRVVSSEMVSHKRLKWLLEKRNEEADNLVFYLHNQCHKNSLSGGAVFNIRLLTRQFSGNVIRKMIFNKRCFGQGRKDGGPGIEEIEHVDSAFEVLYYVYAFGIQDYLPYLRWLDIDGHEKIVKKAMGVVDKYHDPIIEERIRQWRNGTMENKVPDDLLDVLISLKDENGNSLLSTEEIKAQVTEIILATVDNPANTVEWAMAEMINQPDILRKAADEIDMVVGKSRWVQEADIPKLNYVKACAREALRLHPLAPFNVPHVSISDTVVSGYFIPRGSHVLLSRTELGRNHRIWHEPLKFNPERHLTAKNGGVAAVDLAEQELRFISFSTGRRGCVGGSLGTAITIMLLARLIQGFDWSAPPDESMIDLSESATDLLLAKPLIAHAKPRLPINIYPVE